A single region of the Sphingobium sp. TKS genome encodes:
- a CDS encoding Dps family protein, with product MARAARSKATPQTVEGDGNTLNTSVDSNVREKVAEALTKAVADSYTLYAKTLGVHWNVQGPSFYGLHKLTDAQYNELHQAADALAERIRALGKLAPTGSETFRALTVIENETPHRPTPEMIAELARDNETVARRMSEFAELADEAGDLFTHDMLVARIGVHEENAWMLRSSLGE from the coding sequence ATGGCCAGAGCCGCCAGATCGAAAGCAACGCCACAAACGGTGGAAGGCGACGGCAATACGCTCAATACGAGCGTGGACAGCAATGTCCGCGAAAAGGTCGCCGAAGCGCTGACGAAAGCAGTCGCCGATAGTTACACGCTGTACGCCAAGACCTTGGGGGTTCACTGGAATGTGCAGGGCCCGAGCTTCTACGGCCTCCATAAACTGACTGACGCGCAATATAATGAGCTGCACCAGGCGGCGGACGCGCTGGCGGAACGCATCCGTGCGTTGGGCAAGCTTGCCCCGACCGGCAGCGAGACATTCCGTGCGCTCACGGTGATCGAGAACGAGACGCCGCACAGGCCGACCCCGGAGATGATCGCGGAGCTGGCCAGGGACAATGAGACGGTGGCGCGGCGGATGAGCGAGTTCGCCGAACTCGCCGACGAGGCCGGCGATCTGTTCACCCATGACATGCTCGTGGCGCGCATCGGCGTTCATGAAGAGAATGCATGGATGTTGCGCTCAAGTCTCGGCGAATAG
- a CDS encoding error-prone DNA polymerase, giving the protein MAVYVELQVTSHFSFLRGASSPEELFAAAALQGHKALGHADWGSVAGVVRGWEGQKATGVRMIPGARVELTDGRALLFYPTTRPAWSRLTRLLTAGKTRGGKGCCILDWSDVVAHADGLIAILVPDLPDDTTAAHLGELREVFGARGYLALSLRRRPDDAERLHRLDAMARDAGMRGVATGDVLYHAAERRPLQDVMTAIREKTTIDALGFRRERHMDRDLKAPAEMERRFAAFPDAIQASADIAAQCRFDLGEIQYQYPYEQVMAGRTAQEALAALTEEAAARMFPDGLHPGYRGQIDHELRLIDQLGYAPYFLTVNAIVAESRRRGILCQGRGSAANSCVCYMLGITSIDPIKHELLFERFVSGERKEPPDIDVDFEHERREEIIQWIYETYGRHRSALTAVITRYRTRGAVAEVGKALGLPRDLTKMLTGLVWGWSMDGIPDEQIASLNLNAEDHRLKLTLELARQLVGTPRHLSQHPGGFVLTQERLDDLVPIEPARMEDRQIIEWDKDDIDALKFMKVDVLGLGMLGCMNRAFNLLKEMKGIKVGMADLQDDDPGVYAMIQKADTLGVFQIESRAQMSMLPRIKPNKFYDLVIEVAIVRPGPIQGDMVHPYLRRREGKEKPEYPKPELRAVLEKTLGVPLFQEQAMKVAIVGAGFTPAEADQLRRAMATFKLTGGVSHFYDKLVGGMVERGYPQDFAERTFKQIEGFGSYGFPESHAASFAKIAYASCWVKHHHPDVFCAALLNAQPMGFYAPAQIVKDARNHGIEVRPVSINDSHWDCTLEATGGRYMAVRLGFRQVRGLANLHGAAIVGARGPAPYESVEEVWRRAAVPRAAIERLAEADAFHCIAENRRQGLWKVKGLGEAPLPLFVAADERDAKFSPEGLEPLVALRPMSDGREVVKDYRALQLSLRGYPVSFLRGQLDAMKIARCVDLPTIRDGRNVEVAGVVLVRQRPGSAKGVLFVTIEDETGIANGILWPDRFEIYRRQVMSASMIAIRGRLQKEGEIIHIICDRITDHNAMLRSIGRMDFAVAQARGDGSKNGGGPDPRDPAWSPRGRVLASPPYGSAAEQEEILRVRSHDFH; this is encoded by the coding sequence ATGGCGGTCTACGTCGAGCTTCAGGTCACAAGCCACTTTTCGTTCCTGCGCGGCGCGTCCTCACCCGAGGAGCTGTTCGCCGCGGCGGCGTTGCAGGGCCATAAGGCGCTTGGCCATGCCGATTGGGGGAGCGTCGCCGGCGTCGTCCGGGGCTGGGAAGGGCAAAAAGCGACCGGCGTCCGCATGATTCCCGGTGCGCGGGTTGAGCTGACCGATGGCCGCGCGCTGCTGTTCTACCCCACGACACGCCCGGCCTGGTCGCGGCTCACCCGGTTGCTGACGGCGGGCAAGACACGCGGCGGCAAGGGCTGCTGCATCCTCGACTGGAGCGACGTCGTCGCCCACGCCGACGGGCTGATCGCGATCCTCGTGCCGGACTTGCCGGACGACACGACCGCCGCGCATCTTGGCGAGCTGCGCGAGGTGTTCGGCGCGCGCGGCTATCTGGCGCTGTCGCTGCGGCGCCGGCCGGACGATGCCGAGCGACTGCACCGACTCGATGCAATGGCCCGCGATGCGGGGATGCGCGGCGTCGCGACCGGCGATGTCCTCTATCACGCGGCCGAGCGGCGGCCGTTGCAGGACGTCATGACCGCGATCCGCGAGAAGACCACCATCGATGCGCTCGGGTTCAGGCGCGAGCGGCATATGGACCGTGACCTGAAGGCGCCGGCCGAGATGGAGCGTCGGTTCGCGGCTTTCCCCGATGCGATCCAGGCAAGCGCCGATATCGCCGCGCAATGCCGGTTCGACCTTGGCGAGATCCAGTATCAATATCCCTATGAGCAGGTGATGGCCGGCCGGACGGCGCAGGAAGCGCTCGCCGCGCTGACCGAGGAAGCCGCCGCGCGGATGTTTCCCGATGGCCTTCACCCAGGCTATCGCGGCCAGATCGATCACGAACTGCGGCTGATCGATCAGCTTGGCTACGCGCCCTATTTCCTGACCGTCAACGCGATCGTCGCCGAGAGCCGGCGGCGCGGCATTCTGTGTCAGGGACGGGGCTCGGCCGCCAATAGCTGCGTCTGCTACATGCTCGGCATCACCTCGATCGATCCGATCAAGCACGAGCTGTTGTTCGAACGGTTCGTGAGCGGAGAGCGCAAGGAACCACCTGACATCGACGTCGATTTCGAGCATGAGCGGCGCGAAGAGATCATCCAGTGGATCTACGAGACCTACGGCCGCCACCGCTCGGCGCTGACCGCGGTCATCACCCGCTACCGCACGCGCGGCGCGGTCGCCGAGGTCGGCAAGGCGCTCGGCCTGCCGCGCGATCTCACCAAGATGCTGACCGGCCTGGTGTGGGGCTGGTCGATGGACGGCATCCCGGACGAACAGATCGCCTCGCTCAACCTCAATGCCGAGGATCACCGCCTCAAGCTGACGCTCGAGCTGGCCCGCCAGCTCGTCGGCACGCCGCGTCACCTTTCGCAGCATCCCGGCGGGTTTGTGCTCACCCAGGAGCGATTGGACGACCTCGTGCCGATCGAGCCGGCGCGGATGGAAGACCGTCAGATCATCGAATGGGACAAGGATGATATCGACGCCTTGAAGTTCATGAAGGTGGACGTCCTGGGGCTCGGGATGCTTGGCTGCATGAACCGCGCCTTCAATCTCCTGAAGGAGATGAAGGGAATCAAGGTCGGAATGGCCGACCTGCAGGACGATGACCCGGGCGTCTATGCGATGATCCAGAAGGCCGATACCTTGGGCGTCTTCCAGATCGAGTCCCGTGCGCAGATGTCGATGCTGCCGCGGATCAAGCCGAACAAATTCTACGATCTGGTCATCGAGGTCGCGATCGTCCGGCCTGGACCGATCCAGGGCGATATGGTCCATCCCTATCTCCGTCGCCGCGAAGGCAAGGAGAAGCCCGAATACCCCAAGCCGGAACTCCGCGCCGTGCTCGAGAAGACGCTGGGCGTGCCGCTGTTTCAGGAGCAGGCGATGAAGGTCGCGATCGTGGGTGCGGGCTTCACGCCCGCCGAGGCCGATCAGCTGCGCCGCGCAATGGCGACGTTCAAGCTCACCGGCGGCGTCAGCCATTTCTACGACAAGCTCGTCGGCGGCATGGTGGAGCGCGGATACCCACAAGACTTCGCGGAGCGCACCTTCAAGCAGATCGAGGGATTCGGCAGCTATGGCTTTCCCGAGAGTCACGCCGCATCGTTCGCCAAGATTGCCTATGCGTCATGCTGGGTGAAGCATCACCATCCCGACGTCTTCTGCGCGGCCTTGCTCAATGCGCAGCCGATGGGCTTCTATGCGCCCGCGCAAATCGTGAAGGACGCGCGCAACCACGGTATCGAGGTGCGTCCGGTGTCGATCAACGACAGCCATTGGGATTGCACGCTCGAGGCGACCGGCGGTCGTTATATGGCGGTGCGGCTCGGGTTCCGGCAGGTGCGCGGGCTCGCCAATCTTCACGGTGCGGCGATCGTCGGCGCGCGCGGGCCGGCACCCTATGAGAGCGTCGAGGAAGTATGGCGCCGCGCCGCTGTGCCGCGCGCTGCGATCGAGCGACTGGCCGAGGCAGATGCCTTCCACTGCATCGCCGAGAACCGGCGGCAGGGATTGTGGAAGGTGAAGGGTCTGGGCGAAGCGCCGCTGCCGCTGTTCGTGGCGGCCGACGAGCGCGACGCCAAGTTCAGCCCCGAAGGGCTGGAGCCATTGGTGGCGCTCCGCCCGATGAGCGATGGCCGCGAAGTGGTCAAGGACTATCGTGCGCTCCAGCTCTCGCTGCGCGGCTATCCGGTGAGCTTCCTGCGCGGCCAGCTCGACGCGATGAAGATCGCGCGATGTGTCGATCTCCCGACCATCCGCGATGGCCGCAATGTCGAGGTCGCCGGCGTGGTCCTTGTTCGACAGCGCCCCGGTTCAGCCAAGGGCGTGCTGTTCGTAACGATCGAGGATGAGACCGGCATCGCCAACGGCATCCTCTGGCCCGATCGGTTCGAGATCTACCGCCGACAGGTCATGTCCGCTTCGATGATCGCGATCAGAGGGCGCCTCCAGAAGGAGGGAGAGATCATCCACATCATTTGCGACCGCATCACCGACCATAACGCCATGCTCCGTTCGATCGGGCGAATGGATTTCGCGGTGGCGCAAGCACGCGGCGATGGCTCGAAGAATGGCGGCGGTCCCGATCCGCGCGATCCCGCATGGAGCCCGCGCGGCCGTGTATTGGCTTCGCCGCCCTATGGCAGCGCAGCCGAGCAAGAAGAGATTCTGCGCGTCCGCAGCCATGACTTTCATTGA
- a CDS encoding MFS transporter gives MLKETSVTPTAPAAPPQSVRLIFGALMLVMLLASLDQTIVSTALPTIVGEFGGLAHLSWIVTAYMLATTIVTPLYGKLGDLFGRKIVLQGAILLFLAGSALCGLSRSMGALIAFRALQGLGGGGLMVTTMAAIGDIIPPRDRGRYQGFFGGVFGLSTVLGPLIGGFFVEHLSWRWIFYINLPLGLLALGVIAVAFTSPAERRRPAIDVTGAALMATFLTALVLFTSLGGHTYPWDSPMSLGLAGVALVALAGFIMVERRAAEPILPLPLFANPTFLIACAVGFIVGLAMFGSVTYMPIYLQVVKGVSPSTAGLQLTPMMGGVLVTSIASGQIISRIGRYRLFPIIGTAVMTVGLGLLSTLGVASSIWVAPAYMLVLGLGLGMVMQVLVLAVQNAIDYRNLGVATSGTTLFRSTGGSVGVSLFGAIFAANLASGLASRMPAGARLPTASDAVAIAALPPGVRHVYLEVFTAALHPVFLSAAVIAAFAFLLTWFLKEVPLRDGERSETIGESFAMPHDATSLDELELIVTRLGRREHRWETYRRIAERRGISLAPDEMWLLVQLCRAPQALPANLGEGSLGPIAGRLVDRGLLRRAREGRLAVSDAGRAIFENIIAGYRAWLAHILERWSPEEHEEVRTMLNGLARELVAELPTLNARIS, from the coding sequence ATGCTCAAGGAGACATCGGTCACGCCGACGGCGCCCGCAGCGCCGCCACAATCGGTGCGACTGATTTTCGGGGCGCTGATGCTGGTGATGCTGCTGGCTTCACTCGATCAGACGATCGTGTCGACGGCGCTGCCGACGATCGTTGGCGAGTTTGGCGGGCTCGCGCACCTTTCGTGGATCGTCACCGCCTATATGCTGGCGACCACCATCGTCACCCCGCTCTATGGCAAGCTGGGCGACCTGTTCGGGCGCAAGATCGTGCTCCAGGGCGCAATCCTGTTGTTTCTGGCCGGCTCGGCACTGTGCGGGCTCAGCCGCTCCATGGGCGCGCTGATCGCGTTCCGCGCGCTTCAGGGACTCGGCGGGGGCGGGCTGATGGTGACGACTATGGCGGCGATCGGCGACATCATCCCGCCGCGCGACCGGGGCCGATACCAAGGCTTTTTTGGTGGCGTGTTCGGGCTGTCGACCGTGCTCGGACCGTTGATCGGTGGCTTCTTTGTCGAGCATCTGAGCTGGCGCTGGATCTTCTACATAAATTTGCCGCTGGGCCTCCTGGCGCTGGGCGTGATCGCCGTCGCCTTCACCTCGCCCGCCGAGCGGCGGCGACCAGCGATCGACGTGACCGGGGCCGCGCTGATGGCAACTTTTCTGACGGCGCTTGTCCTATTCACCAGCCTTGGCGGCCATACCTATCCCTGGGATTCCCCTATGAGCCTGGGGCTGGCGGGGGTCGCACTGGTCGCGCTGGCTGGCTTCATCATGGTCGAACGCCGTGCCGCAGAGCCGATCCTGCCGCTGCCGCTCTTCGCCAACCCAACCTTCCTCATCGCCTGCGCGGTCGGGTTCATCGTCGGCCTGGCGATGTTCGGCTCGGTCACATACATGCCGATCTATCTGCAGGTGGTGAAGGGCGTGAGCCCGTCCACCGCCGGTTTGCAGTTGACGCCGATGATGGGGGGCGTGCTCGTGACCTCGATCGCCAGCGGGCAGATCATCAGCCGGATCGGGCGCTATCGGCTGTTTCCTATCATCGGCACCGCGGTGATGACGGTCGGTCTGGGCTTGCTCTCCACGCTCGGCGTAGCGAGCAGCATCTGGGTGGCGCCCGCTTACATGCTGGTGCTCGGCCTTGGGCTCGGCATGGTCATGCAGGTGCTGGTCCTGGCCGTCCAGAACGCTATCGACTACCGGAATCTGGGCGTCGCCACGTCTGGCACGACCTTGTTTCGCTCGACCGGCGGCTCGGTCGGCGTGTCGCTGTTCGGCGCGATCTTCGCCGCGAACCTGGCGAGCGGGCTCGCCAGCCGCATGCCGGCGGGTGCCAGGCTGCCGACGGCGAGCGATGCTGTGGCGATCGCCGCGCTGCCGCCGGGCGTTCGCCATGTCTATCTTGAGGTATTCACCGCAGCGCTGCACCCCGTGTTCCTGTCGGCGGCGGTGATCGCAGCATTCGCTTTCCTGCTGACCTGGTTCCTGAAGGAGGTGCCGCTGCGGGATGGCGAGCGGTCGGAGACAATCGGCGAGAGCTTCGCAATGCCGCATGACGCGACCTCGCTGGACGAGCTCGAGCTGATCGTGACGCGCCTGGGCCGGCGGGAGCATCGCTGGGAGACATATCGCCGCATCGCCGAACGACGCGGAATCTCGCTCGCACCGGATGAGATGTGGCTGCTCGTACAGCTCTGTCGGGCTCCGCAAGCATTACCGGCGAACCTGGGCGAAGGATCTCTGGGGCCGATCGCCGGCCGACTTGTCGACCGGGGTTTGCTGAGGCGCGCGCGCGAGGGCCGCCTTGCGGTCTCGGATGCCGGCCGCGCGATCTTCGAGAACATCATCGCAGGCTATCGCGCGTGGTTGGCGCATATCCTCGAACGCTGGTCGCCCGAGGAGCATGAGGAGGTCAGGACGATGCTCAATGGACTGGCGCGCGAGCTGGTGGCGGAACTGCCTACCCTGAACGCGAGAATATCCTGA
- a CDS encoding dienelactone hydrolase family protein has protein sequence MPTETLTYSADGLKMKSDLYIDASRAGPRPGVLVFPEAFGLGDHARSRAERLAALGYVALACDLHGQGKEFDALDAVMGLINPLRDDPSRTRARARGGLDALLARPEVDATRVAAIGYCFGGTMALELARDGAAIVGAVGFHSGLATVAPEDAKAIKGKVLVCIGADDPGIDAAQRAAFEAEMRAGGVDWQMNLYGGVVHSFTNPAADRLGRPDFARYDPKADARSWAEMRAFFDEIFGEAA, from the coding sequence ATGCCCACAGAAACCCTGACCTATTCGGCCGATGGGCTCAAGATGAAGAGCGACCTTTATATCGACGCTTCACGCGCCGGGCCTCGCCCTGGCGTGCTTGTGTTTCCCGAAGCCTTCGGGCTCGGCGATCATGCGAGGTCGCGCGCAGAGCGGCTTGCCGCGCTTGGCTATGTCGCCTTGGCCTGTGACCTTCACGGCCAGGGCAAGGAGTTTGACGCCCTGGACGCCGTGATGGGGCTGATCAATCCACTGCGCGATGATCCGAGTCGAACGCGCGCCCGCGCACGTGGCGGGCTGGACGCGCTGCTTGCGCGGCCGGAGGTCGATGCCACGCGGGTGGCTGCGATCGGCTATTGCTTCGGTGGCACGATGGCGCTCGAGTTGGCGCGGGACGGCGCCGCCATCGTCGGTGCCGTCGGCTTTCACAGCGGGTTGGCGACCGTCGCGCCGGAGGATGCCAAGGCGATCAAGGGCAAGGTGCTCGTCTGCATCGGTGCCGATGATCCCGGCATCGACGCAGCGCAGCGCGCGGCCTTCGAAGCGGAGATGCGGGCAGGCGGCGTCGACTGGCAGATGAACCTTTATGGCGGCGTCGTCCACAGCTTTACCAACCCGGCGGCCGATCGCCTCGGGCGGCCGGACTTCGCCCGCTACGATCCCAAGGCGGATGCGCGATCCTGGGCCGAGATGCGCGCATTCTTCGACGAGATATTCGGCGAAGCCGCATGA
- a CDS encoding ImuA family protein: MSMQPAPIDRPRAEQLAALRAQLAQAHAPRGPVLAFELAALDDRLADRGLDGAGLHEIAAASSALSDDAAATLFAAGIAARFAGQPGSTVLWALTRFDLYAPGLEQVGLRPDRVLYAQGRKDSDVLALAEDGLRDGSLACVIAEIKAADQTATRRLQLAASDGKTPMLLYRRHRSRERCPLEQPSSAMTRWRIGCISSARLPYPGVGRGRWLVELIRQRNGNPFSLEVDACDDTGRLALPAAAPDRAAAPVGAASQAA; the protein is encoded by the coding sequence ATGTCCATGCAACCCGCCCCAATCGATCGGCCTCGCGCCGAACAGCTTGCCGCACTTCGCGCGCAGCTTGCGCAGGCGCACGCCCCGCGCGGGCCGGTGCTGGCGTTCGAACTCGCGGCGCTCGACGACCGGTTGGCCGATCGCGGTCTCGACGGCGCCGGCCTGCACGAGATCGCGGCCGCCAGCTCCGCGCTGAGCGATGACGCCGCGGCGACGCTGTTCGCGGCCGGAATCGCCGCCCGGTTCGCAGGCCAGCCAGGATCTACGGTGCTGTGGGCGCTGACCCGATTCGATCTCTATGCGCCGGGCCTCGAACAGGTCGGGCTTCGCCCCGATCGCGTCCTGTATGCCCAGGGCCGCAAGGACAGCGACGTGCTCGCGCTCGCCGAGGATGGCTTGCGCGACGGTTCGCTTGCTTGCGTGATCGCCGAGATAAAGGCGGCCGACCAGACCGCCACGCGGCGGCTCCAGCTTGCCGCGTCGGACGGCAAGACGCCGATGCTGCTCTATCGGCGCCATCGGTCGCGCGAGCGCTGCCCGCTCGAGCAGCCATCCTCGGCGATGACGCGCTGGCGCATCGGCTGCATCTCGTCGGCACGGCTTCCCTATCCCGGCGTCGGCCGGGGCCGCTGGTTGGTCGAGCTGATCCGCCAGCGGAACGGCAATCCTTTTTCTCTTGAAGTTGATGCTTGTGATGACACGGGTCGCCTCGCTCTACCTGCCGCAGCTCCCGATCGAGCGGCTGCGCCGGTCGGAGCGGCCAGCCAAGCCGCCTGA
- a CDS encoding DNA polymerase Y family protein produces MQQMGRRSEPVEHPFRAMPPDEGAPDYAPGWLQPAVVTFGRPVILIERVGQRDVVTAACPLALDLGLRPGMAAAHARALVTDLDVRDAEGEKDRALLDRLALHAIGRWTPTASVAAPDGLWLDLTGTTHLFGGEQRFCRRLLAFLRRLGFTATIAIAGTPGAAHALARYGGDAITVLPPGAETRAIAELPLAALRLAPEALTAAARFGLERVADLYPMPRGPLARRLGVATVQRLDQARGAVAEPIVPVVPFEEPHVARRLLEPIGTAEAITQVIGDLVDDMVGLLQARGLGLRAAVLTCVRVDGEAQHIGLGTARATRDAKHLKRMLGMRVERIEPGLGIEAMALAAPRVEDLFPHALGARLGGETQASDLAPLVDQLAGRVGDAALFRVGSQESDVPERAACRADALACPTGWPAWKRPARLLRRPELLGQVVALLPDHPPRRFVWRGKRYRVVAGDGPERIHGEWWRKPQEMWAIRDYFRVEAEGGERFWLFRRGDGVDAPTGDLSWYMHGLFG; encoded by the coding sequence ATGCAGCAGATGGGACGGCGCAGCGAGCCAGTCGAACATCCGTTCAGGGCGATGCCGCCCGATGAGGGCGCGCCGGATTATGCGCCGGGATGGCTGCAGCCGGCGGTGGTGACGTTCGGCAGGCCGGTGATCCTGATCGAACGCGTCGGGCAACGCGATGTCGTCACCGCGGCCTGCCCGCTCGCGCTGGACCTGGGCCTGCGGCCTGGCATGGCCGCCGCCCACGCCCGCGCGCTTGTCACTGATCTCGACGTACGCGATGCCGAAGGCGAGAAGGACCGCGCCTTGCTCGATCGGCTTGCTCTGCACGCGATCGGTCGCTGGACGCCGACCGCCAGCGTCGCCGCACCGGACGGACTGTGGCTCGATCTCACCGGCACCACCCACCTGTTCGGCGGCGAACAGCGCTTCTGTCGGCGTCTGCTCGCTTTCCTGCGCAGGCTCGGCTTCACCGCCACGATCGCGATCGCCGGTACGCCGGGCGCGGCGCATGCGCTCGCGCGCTATGGCGGAGACGCCATTACCGTCCTGCCGCCCGGCGCCGAAACGCGGGCGATCGCCGAACTGCCACTCGCCGCCCTGCGCCTGGCCCCGGAGGCGCTGACCGCCGCCGCCCGGTTCGGGCTGGAGCGGGTCGCGGACCTGTATCCGATGCCGCGCGGCCCGCTCGCGCGGCGGTTGGGCGTCGCGACGGTCCAGCGGCTCGACCAGGCGCGCGGGGCTGTGGCTGAGCCGATCGTGCCGGTCGTGCCATTCGAGGAACCGCACGTCGCACGTCGGCTGCTCGAACCGATCGGCACGGCTGAGGCGATTACGCAGGTCATCGGCGATCTCGTCGACGATATGGTGGGCCTGCTCCAGGCACGCGGGCTCGGCCTGCGCGCGGCGGTGCTGACCTGCGTTCGGGTCGATGGCGAGGCGCAGCACATCGGCCTCGGCACCGCCAGGGCCACGCGCGATGCGAAGCATCTCAAGCGTATGTTGGGGATGCGGGTCGAGCGGATCGAGCCGGGACTGGGAATCGAGGCGATGGCGCTCGCAGCGCCGCGCGTCGAAGACCTGTTCCCGCACGCGCTGGGTGCCCGACTTGGTGGTGAGACCCAGGCGTCCGATCTCGCGCCCTTGGTCGATCAGCTCGCCGGCCGCGTCGGCGACGCCGCCCTGTTCCGCGTGGGCAGCCAGGAAAGCGACGTTCCCGAGCGCGCCGCCTGCCGCGCCGACGCGCTCGCGTGCCCGACCGGATGGCCGGCATGGAAGCGGCCGGCGCGGCTGCTGCGTCGGCCCGAGCTGCTGGGACAAGTCGTCGCGCTGCTGCCCGACCATCCGCCCCGCCGCTTCGTCTGGCGCGGCAAGCGCTATCGCGTCGTCGCCGGCGACGGTCCCGAGAGGATTCATGGCGAATGGTGGCGCAAACCCCAAGAGATGTGGGCAATCCGGGACTATTTCCGGGTCGAGGCGGAAGGCGGCGAGCGTTTCTGGTTGTTCCGGCGCGGTGATGGTGTGGACGCGCCGACCGGCGATCTCTCCTGGTACATGCACGGGCTGTTCGGCTGA
- a CDS encoding NADPH-dependent FMN reductase, with product MTAIAVFVGSIRKQSINQRLARAVEALAGKRFEFSYVDIGGLPHYNEDLWSDPPESVQTLKRTIEASDGVLFVTPEYNRSIPGILKNAIDWGSRPTGKSSWIGKPSAIMGASPGAVGTAVAQSHLRNTLLVLDVVLMGQPEAYLQLKPDAIADDLTIADDHLRILLERQLDAFEAWIGRVRRWHG from the coding sequence ATGACGGCGATCGCAGTTTTCGTCGGAAGCATTCGCAAGCAATCCATCAACCAGCGCCTCGCGCGCGCCGTCGAAGCGCTGGCGGGCAAGCGGTTCGAATTCAGCTATGTCGATATCGGCGGCCTGCCGCACTACAATGAGGATTTGTGGTCGGACCCGCCGGAAAGCGTCCAGACGCTCAAACGAACGATCGAGGCGAGCGACGGCGTGCTGTTCGTCACGCCCGAGTACAACCGGTCGATACCAGGCATCCTCAAGAATGCGATCGACTGGGGATCGCGACCGACGGGTAAGAGCAGCTGGATCGGAAAGCCGTCCGCGATCATGGGCGCCTCGCCAGGCGCGGTCGGCACCGCGGTAGCCCAGTCCCATCTGCGCAACACGCTCTTGGTTCTCGACGTCGTGCTGATGGGCCAACCCGAGGCTTATCTGCAGCTCAAGCCGGACGCGATCGCCGACGACCTCACCATCGCGGACGATCATTTGCGCATCTTGCTCGAGCGGCAGCTGGACGCCTTCGAGGCGTGGATCGGGCGCGTCCGGCGCTGGCACGGCTGA
- a CDS encoding DJ-1/PfpI family protein: protein MQIAVLTFDGFNELDSFVAAAILNRLKAKGWAAHITSPTEQVTSMNGVTISRQRPIEFAAEADAVLIGSGIKTREIAADTELLSRFKLDPSRQLIAAQCSGTLLLAKLGLIGGLPACTDLTTKPWVIEAGVKVLDAPFVAHGNVATAGGCLASQYLVTWMIARGASLRDAEEAMHYVAPVGEKALYVDRAIAAVSPFLSADRSLAA from the coding sequence ATGCAGATTGCAGTTCTGACGTTCGATGGCTTCAACGAGCTGGATTCGTTCGTCGCTGCCGCAATCCTGAACCGTCTAAAGGCGAAGGGCTGGGCGGCGCATATCACATCCCCAACAGAGCAAGTCACGTCGATGAACGGCGTCACCATTTCCCGCCAGCGCCCGATTGAATTCGCGGCCGAAGCTGACGCCGTGCTGATAGGCAGCGGGATTAAGACGCGCGAGATTGCCGCCGACACCGAACTTCTGTCACGCTTCAAGCTCGATCCCTCGCGCCAGCTCATCGCCGCGCAATGCTCGGGCACACTCCTTCTCGCCAAGCTCGGCCTGATCGGCGGTTTGCCAGCCTGCACGGACCTGACCACAAAGCCGTGGGTCATCGAGGCGGGCGTGAAGGTGCTCGATGCGCCATTCGTGGCGCATGGGAATGTGGCGACTGCTGGCGGGTGCCTCGCGTCGCAATACCTAGTGACGTGGATGATCGCGCGCGGGGCCTCGCTGCGCGATGCCGAAGAGGCCATGCACTACGTCGCGCCGGTTGGTGAGAAGGCGCTATATGTCGATCGGGCGATTGCGGCCGTCTCGCCGTTCCTCAGTGCCGATCGGTCGCTCGCGGCCTGA
- a CDS encoding GNAT family N-acetyltransferase, which produces MADEDLVADPRIVATWIKGWTLARETPPPVEDHGGFRVDVGWPQQRVRYVFPRISPAMRELAAGITEPWVFVKACATPSAMRAALPNRWAIQPPGFMMTCCGQMAGGAPPDGYSLDATDPMPLAVVKALASSGELAAIGRVVRVGEFAIYDRIETTAAHRRRGLGRAVMKKLETIARGAGATRGVLVATADGRGLYEALGWELLSLYTTAVIPPPA; this is translated from the coding sequence ATGGCTGACGAAGACCTGGTGGCCGATCCCCGCATCGTGGCGACATGGATCAAAGGATGGACGCTCGCCCGTGAAACTCCACCCCCCGTCGAGGATCACGGCGGATTCCGTGTGGATGTCGGCTGGCCGCAACAGCGGGTCCGCTACGTCTTTCCCCGCATCTCGCCAGCGATGCGCGAGCTAGCGGCGGGGATCACTGAGCCTTGGGTCTTTGTGAAAGCCTGTGCCACCCCAAGCGCGATGCGGGCCGCGCTGCCAAACCGCTGGGCCATTCAGCCGCCGGGCTTCATGATGACCTGTTGCGGCCAGATGGCCGGCGGGGCCCCGCCTGATGGCTATTCGCTCGATGCGACGGACCCTATGCCGCTCGCGGTCGTGAAGGCGCTCGCTTCAAGCGGCGAGCTGGCGGCGATCGGGCGCGTCGTCCGCGTCGGCGAGTTCGCCATATATGATCGGATTGAAACCACCGCGGCGCATAGACGACGCGGGCTCGGCCGCGCTGTCATGAAGAAGCTCGAAACGATCGCGCGAGGTGCCGGCGCGACGCGGGGCGTATTGGTCGCCACGGCTGATGGCCGGGGCCTCTATGAAGCTTTGGGCTGGGAGCTACTTTCGCTTTACACCACCGCCGTCATTCCACCGCCGGCATGA